A portion of the Psilocybe cubensis strain MGC-MH-2018 chromosome 10, whole genome shotgun sequence genome contains these proteins:
- a CDS encoding 3-hydroxy-3-methylglutaryl-coenzyme A reductase: MLSSLRTLRLSTPPFSSNSSDTSYSADSNENLKSVTDEVRSLSQCIDIFENGPRPVSESLALLNDEEVIMLAQCGKIAAYSLEKVLGMNELERAVRIRRALISRASSTQTLEASDIPLSNYDYSKVLGACCENVVGYIPLPLGIAGPLYIDGTLYPIPMATAEGTLVASASRGCKALNAGGGVTTVLTQDGMTRGPAIDFPSIVDAADAKIWIDSQEGHATLKKAFESTSRFAKLKSLKTAMAGRTLYVRFATSTGDAMGMNMISKGTEKALEVMQERYPTMVVLALSGNYCTDKKPAAINWIEGRGKSVVAEAVIPGKVVTSVLKTTVSALVNLNTKKNLIGSAMAGSIGGFNAHAANILTAIFLATGQDPAQNVESSMCMTLMEAVNDGEDLLMTVSMPCIEVGTVGGGTVLGPQKSVLEMLGLKGAHPTSPGQNAQGLARLIAAAVMAGELSLLGALAAGHLIRAHMAHNRPQATVEPTPVPSSEKGPLAKAHLGRKKDDSEKSLHHSSSTSSLPPYSK, encoded by the exons ATGCTTTCCAGCCTTAGAACTCTCCGCCTCTCTACTCCTCCTTTCTCTTCCAACTCCTCAGATACATCGTACTCGGCGGATAGCAATGAAAACCTCAAGTCGGTCACTGATGAAGTTCGCTCACTTTCTCAGTGCATTGACATCTTCGAGAATGGACCTCGCCCTGTCAGTGAATCATTGGCGCTATTGAACGATGAAGAAGTCATCATGTTGGCACAATGTGGCAAGATTGCTGCCTACTCGTTGGAGAAGGTCCTGGGTATGAATGAATTGGAGAGGGCAGTCAGGATTAGGCGAGCGTTGATCT CTCGTGCTTCTTCGACGCAGACCCTGGAGGCATCTGATATCCCGTTGTCGAACTACGACTATTCCAAGGTTCTCGGTGCATGCTGCGAGAATGTTGTCGGATATATTCCTCTGCCACTCGGTATCGCAGGACCTCTGTACATCGACGGTACTCTGTATCCTATTCCAATGGCCACTGCCGAGGGTACCCTCGTTGCATCTGCCTCGCGGGGCTGCAAAGCCCTCAATGCCGGAGGAGGGGTTACTACTGTTCTCACTCAAGACGGCATGACCCGTGGACCCGCTATTGATTTCCCGAGCATCGTCGACGCGGCAGACGCCAAAATCTGGATAGATTCTCAAGAGGGTCATGCGACACTCAAGAAGGCCTTCGAGAGCACATCCCGCTTCGCCAAATTGAAGAGCTTAAAGACCGCAATGGCTGGAAGGACACTTTATGTTCGGTTCGCCACTTCCACCGGAGATGCGATGGGGATGAACATGATCTCCAAGGGCACCGAGAAGGCTTTGGAAGTTATGCAAGAGCGTTACCCCACCATGGTCGTCCTCGCACTTTCCGGAAACTATTGCACGGATAAGAAGCCCGCCGCTATCAACTGGATTGAAGGACGAGGGAAGAGCGTCGTCGCTGAGGCTGTCATTCCAGGCAAGGTCGTTACCTCGGTTTTGAAGACCACCGTCTCGGCATTGGTCAACCTTAACACCAAGAAAAACCTCATCGGAAGTGCTATGGCCGGTTCCATTGGAGGTTTCAATGCTCACGCAGCCAACATTCTCACTGCCATATTCTTGGCCACTGGACAGGATCCCGCGCAGAATGTCGAATCCTCTATGTGCATGACTCTCATGGAAGC TGTCAACGACGGCGAGGATCTGCTTATGACTGTCAGCATGCCATGCATTGAAGTCGGTACCGTTGGTGGAGGTACAGTTCTCGGGCCGCAAAAGAGCGTCCTGGAGATGCTCGGCTTGAAAGGTGCCCATCCCACCAGCCCAGGGCAGAACGCTCAAGGACTCGCGCGTCTCATCGCGGCTGCTGTCATGGCTGGCGAACTCTCTCTTCTCGGCGCTCTCGCTGCAGGCCATCTCATCAGAGCACACATGGCACACAACCGACCCCAGGCAACCGTTGAGCCAACCCCTGTCCCTTCGTCTGAAAAGGGACCGCTTGCAAAGGCCCACCTAGGGCGCAAGAAGGACGATTCAGAGAAGTCACTCCACCATTCTTCGTCGACTTCATCACTTCCTCCTTATTCGAAGTGA